The following is a genomic window from Candidatus Nitrosotenuis cloacae.
GTCTTTGGGTATACGTACATCTTTACCGTAAGGTCCGTATCCTCCTTTACCGTAATGGTCGTGCTCTGCGTCTCTATTCCGTTTGACGTTGCATACAGCACGGCCTCGCCGGATTTCTTGGTATGGAACTTGGTAAATGCATAGTATTCTCCTGCTTTTATTATGAGATTGGAATTTGTGAGCTCTACTATCTCCTTGTTTGCAGTGCTCAGGGAGACCGTGATGTCCTGCTTTGCCACCACTGGGGATCCGTCCTCGTCTGCAAGCTCTACTGCGACGTATCCCTCGTTTGGGCCGCTTGTCGTGAACGTGTCCGGCGTCACCTTGATCAGAAGGGTTGAGGCACTGTTCTTGTTGCCATATATTGTGACTGGGATCTCCTTTGAGGTGTAGCCGGGGGCTGCCAGGTATATGGTGGTGGTACCGGGCTTTCCTGCCTTTACGGTCACCTCGGTGATAAACGAGTTGGTGTCCCTTACCTTCTCGATGTGCAAAATGGACGAATCAAGTGATGTTACCGTAAGGTCTGTAATCTTTTTTGGAATTATCTCGTCGCCTTCGGTGACAAAGACGTGCATAAGGCCGTCCGATTTTTCTACCAGCTTTGAGGGGATCAGTCTTACGTCAAATTCTTCAGCGTACGCTGTACTAGTTGATATGAAAAGTGTCATGAATACAGCTAGGAGTATTCCTGTTTTCAACACGTCTGTGGCTTGAAAAAATCATATAAGACAGTGTTTGGACAATTTGAACAAATACTACGATATTAGAAAAAATTCCTCAAAATTGTACAATGTTATGGGTTCGAAAAATGACGTTGTACTAAACCAGCTGCTCCTTGTGAACGGCGTCATCAAGCGCCTCATCGAAAGTCAAGGAATTAAACCGGAGCTCGATCCGAATGAAAAACCGGATTTTCCATCAGAGAGCTACTCGAAGGTAGTCAGCATGCTAAGGGTCAGAGAAAAGCTGCACGGCCGGCTCACCAAGCAGCAGCTAAAGCAGTCGTTTGACAGGGACACGGAGTTACTCATCGGCAATTTCCATTATTATGAAAAACAATATGCAAAGGCAATCAGCTCGTACGACAGATCGTTAAAGGTCGACCCGCACGAGATAGGTGCTCTTGTCAACAAGGGAATGGCAACGTCAAAGCTTGGAAATCACAAGGAGGCAATCTCGCTGTTTGATAAAGTACTGGAGATTGAGCCGGAATATTTTGAGGCGCTTCACTGCAAGGGGGACTCGCTTGCACTTTTGTCAAAACACGACGAGGCTCTGTCGTGCTATGACCAGACGCTGCAGATAGATCCAAACTACTTTGACGGCCTGTACAAAAAGGGGCTTGCACTGCTTCACCTGCAGAAATACTCTGAGGCAATAACACACTTTGAGCGCGCACTCGACATAGAGCCGAATCACACCGAGGCGCTAGTCAGCATGGGAATGGCAACGTCAAAGCTTGGGAACCACGCCGACTCTCTGCAATACTTTGATCGCGCGCTGGAAAGTGATGCGAGGATTTTTGAGGCGCTGTACAACAAGGGGCTGTCGCTGGTCATGATGGGAAGATATGATTATGCGCTGGAGTGCTTTGACAAAACGCTCGAGATTGATCCTCACCACGCAGACGTGCTGTTTTACAAGGGGTTCTGCCTGGCAAACCAGGAAAAGCACCAGCTTGCCATCTCATACTACGACAAGGCGCTAGAGTTCAACCCGCAGCACGTGCTGGCAATACATGAAAAGGGATATTCACTGCAGAGCACGGGCAAAAAGGCGGAGGCGCTGGAGTGCTTTGACGCGGTGCTTGGTATCGACTCTACATTTGAGGACGCAATACTTTGCAAGGCCGAGATACTGCTCTCGCTGAATCAGTACGG
Proteins encoded in this region:
- a CDS encoding tetratricopeptide repeat protein; the protein is MGSKNDVVLNQLLLVNGVIKRLIESQGIKPELDPNEKPDFPSESYSKVVSMLRVREKLHGRLTKQQLKQSFDRDTELLIGNFHYYEKQYAKAISSYDRSLKVDPHEIGALVNKGMATSKLGNHKEAISLFDKVLEIEPEYFEALHCKGDSLALLSKHDEALSCYDQTLQIDPNYFDGLYKKGLALLHLQKYSEAITHFERALDIEPNHTEALVSMGMATSKLGNHADSLQYFDRALESDARIFEALYNKGLSLVMMGRYDYALECFDKTLEIDPHHADVLFYKGFCLANQEKHQLAISYYDKALEFNPQHVLAIHEKGYSLQSTGKKAEALECFDAVLGIDSTFEDAILCKAEILLSLNQYGQAIEHFDRVLKESPDNVDSLYGKAVSLSGLGMHEKALSVFDNVLEVSPNHFDAICNKARTLQLLDKHDEAVKFFEMALAINPKHHDSILNKAHSLLQLSRHQEAISFYDRALAI